Proteins encoded in a region of the Misgurnus anguillicaudatus chromosome 9, ASM2758022v2, whole genome shotgun sequence genome:
- the arhgap32b gene encoding rho GTPase-activating protein 32 isoform X8, translating into MFFFYCLNTHWPPCASPCSGLRPASWSLFPPYLEMESIKQDSAWAPDPLNPYRLSSVSKKHGKLITFLRSFMKSRPTKQKLKQRGILRERVFGCDLGEHLLNSGHDVPQVLKSCTEFIEKHGVVDGMYRLSGIASNIQKLRHEFDSEQIPDLTKDVYIQDIHCVGSLCKLYFRELPNPLLTYQLYEKFSDAVSAATDEERLIKIHDVIQQLPPPHYRTLEFLMRHLSHLATFSYVTNMHTKNLAIVWAPNLLRSKQIESACFSGTAAFMEVRIQSVVVEFILNHVDVLFSPKLSSLIREGTGHNSLSRPKSLLVPSPSTKLLTLEEAQARTQAQINSPITADSKYIEVGEGPAALQGKFHTVIEFPTERKRQPIKSKKSPVGSWRSFFNLGKSSSMSKRKLHRNPSEPNELKAMALAGGRGDTATLRSAKSEESLTSLHNVEGRESKMYRPRRPRSSSDALSASFNGELLDSRQHCNSYDNLGQGDSDGDDGPICVPALISPPRSTDDVDLSPPDIGMASLDFDPMSFQCSLPLAETSIFSLDTDAGSLKRSPGSASGSGPISPVRAKVTSHSQSPEHSPALGDTNKLPSASEKIAVQSVEVSEKSTALTPLSITEPAASMIRRGPESAALQASSPSSPLDSPAKLSSLLRTTDLPLSEAIQQELLSKAATFENKDISNIECSQPPQTTCFQEQPGSVTLDLPEGNVPASSVSLLPPPPPPKNAARMLALALAESAQQATVLSQRRPSGPPTPVSPLRPQELLETLDWPQPLSSQSQPSLEEAAVEVTKSSAIQSSPPSTLTTKVTRSASLHLSTADSGKPPSTSCSSQDVVSMVTPNQSVLPDSQSSKDQVSQIQKSPERQQPAVGQTPVSTTKPTTAANTPTVNKEPFIQQPSSEIHIVENVLPTKSIKTPEQPVAILQPQPQIQTQPQSTFRSQVQPQSQAQPQSQPKSQPNARVAPTPATPIDPIEKPWEAIKPVLPKADAPQHHTHGVTPPTPPARSIDSKLAMAALCNTEAANPANFHAVLSGSVEETPPQSHPPHRRSSTHLSGYIYHSKGDTALLEPTADAYYHQRLTPSGQSSVSYHYRPESVPPHVSCVSKSEPQISYRAHGDGRYNTIGPRSYHQSIKSRGPQRGEYISSSTLHHPHAYSPVDGPTVYPTIRRVHSLHVPPTAIRSVPVTRTEVPPDDELYYYQRPVYHCKSHQQSSQADYHVTQLQPYFENGRVQYRYSPYSGSHTLEAPYYDVDHYGTIRLRHVHSFSGRDTAPLLGRSGGKSGGYHYLSRHIIPLKEHSFVSRDMPPYSGSKGSVYLAWDPEEAERFRVHSIRRESRARQKVKGSVMSQYDNVGHYLPMDIPMDTLHLRSKSDPGKAVLMATEGKETRYNVASGPQHAPRHLFSDPDVLMYMETEKHCQGNGMGDKASKQGSTRTYSSIHSHQPRNMHLPEGGHIDPKFEPGEKQSSSKHWQEHPDSRNAQPRYERSDLDRHICRVSEDEQAGPVKPAPPPKPERSHNVRDRQHYSQSSLPPHLQDSSDHHSGSYIHQAQRQSTITVQSHYDNLDDYHPAPQSQSSQANRGGSSSYQSPGFSTPHNNRAYSTALGQGAFIQAELLAQRPEAEVNAE; encoded by the exons TCTGAACAGATCCCAGATCTGACAAAAGATGTTTATATCCAGGACATACACTGTGTGGGCTCCCTGTGCAAGCTTTACTTTCGAGAGCTTCCCAACCCACTTCTCACCTACCAGCTGTATGAGAAATTCTCG GATGCCGTGTCAGCAGCCACGGATGAAGAGAGGTTGATCAAAATACATGATGTCATTCAGCAGCTGCCGCCTCCGCATTACAG GACTCTAGAGTTTCTTATGAGACATCTGTCACACCTGGCCACCTTTAGTTACGTAACAAACATGCACACCAAGAATTTGGCCATTGTTTGGGCCCCCAACCTACTGAG GTCAAAGCAAATAGAATCGGCTTGCTTCAGTGGAACGGCGGCATTCATGGAGGTGCGAATACAATCTGTTGTGGTAGAGTTTATCCTTAACCATGTGGATGTTCTCTTCAGCCCCAAACTGAGCTCACTCATTCGAGAGGGAACAG GACACAATTCATTGTCTCGTCCTAAATCATTGCTGGTGCCATCCCCATCCACTAAGCTGCTTACATTAGAAGAGGCGCAAGCCCGCACTCAAGCCCAAATCAACTCCCCCATCACTGCTGACAGCAAGTACATTGAAGTAGGAGAAGGACCGGCAGCCTTGCAGGGAAAATTCCACACAGTCATCGAATTCCCCACTGAGAG gAAAAGACAACCCATAAAATCCAAAAAGTCTCCAGTTGGCAGTTGGCGGTCGTTTTTTAACCTTGGCAAATCTTCCTCGATGTCTAAACGCAAACTACATCGCAATCCCAGTGAACCGAATGAGCTTAAGGCAATGGCGTTGGCTG GAGGAAGAGGAGACACTGCAACTCTTCGATCAGCAAAAAGCGAAGAGTCTCTCACTTCTTTACATAATGTCGAAGGTA GAGAGTCTAAAATGTACAGACCGCGCAGACCTCGATCCAGCAGTGATGCCCTGTCTGCTTCTTTCAACGGTGAACTGCTAGATAGTAGACAACACTGTAACTCTTATGACAACCTGGGTCAAGGGGACAGTGATGGCGATGATGGTCCAATTTGTGTGCCTGCCCTCATCTCCCCTCCGCGCTCCACCGATGATGTGGACCTTAGCCCCCCTGACATCGGCATGGCCTCTCTAGACTTTGACCCCATGTCTTTCCAGTGTAGCCTTCCTCTTGCAGAGACTTCCATTTTTTCGCTTGACACAGATGCGGGCAGTCTAAAGCGAAGCCCGGGTAGCGCCAGCGGCTCAGGTCCTATCTCACCAGTGAGAGCAAAGGTTACGAGTCATTCTCAGTCTCCAGAACACAGTCCGGCCTTAGGGGATACTAATAAACTGCCCTCTGCATCAGAGAAAATTGCAGTTCAGTCCGTTGAGGTCAGTGAGAAGTCAACTGCTTTGACACCTTTAAGCATAACCGAACCAGCTGCCTCCATGATAAGGAGAGGGCCTGAGAGTGCTGCGCTTCAAGCCTCGTCCCCTTCATCTCCGCTCGATTCGCCAGCCAAATTGAGCTCTCTTTTAAGAACCACTGACCTGCCTTTGAGTGAAGCTATTCAACAAGAGCTTCTCTCTAAAGCTGCTACCTTTGAGAATAAAGACATATCAAACATTGAATGTTCACAGCCACCACAGACCACCTGCTTTCAGGAGCAGCCAG GATCTGTAACTCTGGATTTGCCAGAGGGCAATGTCCCTGCCAGCTCTGTGTCCCTGCTCCCTCCCCCTCCTCCACCAAAGAACGCCGCCCGCATGCTTGCACTAGCTCTAGCTGAATCTGCCCAGCAGGCCACCGTTCTCTCACAGAGGCGACCCTCTGGACCCCCAACGCCGGTCTCTCCTCTTAGGCCGCAGGAGTTGTTGGAAACTCTGGACTGGCCGCAGCCTCTTTCCTCGCAGTCACAGCCATCCCTGGAAGAAGCTGCAGTAGAGGTGACAAAGTCTTCAGCAATCCAATCCTCACCACCCTCCACGCTAACTACAAAAGTGACTCGCTCGGCCAGCTTGCACCTCAGCACAGCTGATAGTGGAAAGCCACCCAGCACTTCTTGCAGCAGTCAAGATGTTGTTTCAATGGTGACCCCAAACCAAAGTGTTTTACCTGACAGTCAGTCTTCTAAAGATCAAGTTTCTCAGATACAGAAAAGCCCAGAGAGGCAACAGCCTGCTGTGGGCCAGACACCTGTGAGCACGACTAAACCCACTACCGCAGCCAACACACCAACCGTCAACAAGGAACCTTTCATTCAACAACCCAGCTCTGAG ATCCACATAGTTGAAAATGTCTTGCCAACAAAATCCATCAAAACACCAGAGCAACCAGTTGCAATTCTCCAGCCTCAGCCTCAAATACAGACTCAGCCTCAGTCAACATTTCGGTCTCAAGTTCAACCTCAGTCACAAGCACAGCCTCAGTCTCAACCCAAATCACAACCAAACGCTCGAGTTGCACCTACCCCTGCAACGCCTATTGACCCTATCGAGAAACCATGGGAAGCCATAAAGCCTGTCCTTCCGAAAGCAGATGCTCCTCAACACCATACTCATGGAGTGACACCTCCAACACCTCCTGCTCGCTCTATTGATAGTAAGCTAGCTATGGCTGCTCTCTGCAACACTGAGGCGGCAAACCCAGCCAACTTCCATGCTGTCTTATCAGGCTCAGTGGAAGAGACCCCTCCACAATCTCACCCACCTCATCGCAGGTCTTCCACTCATCTGTCCGGTTACATTTACCACTCAAAAGGAGACACAGCGCTACTGGAGCCAACAGCAGATGCATATTATCATCAGCGGTTAACCCCTTCAGGCCAGTCCTCAGTGAGTTACCATTATCGGCCAGAAAGCGTTCCGCCTCATGTTTCTTGTGTATCAAAATCAGAACCGCAGATTTCTTACAGAGCTCATGGTGATGGCCGATACAATACCATCGGACCCAGATCTTACCACCAGTCCATCAAGTCTCGTGGCCCACAGAGGGGTGAATACATTTCGTCAAGCACACTGCACCACCCTCACGCCTACAGCCCAGTAGATGGACCTACGGTGTACCCTACCATCCGCAGGGTTCACTCCCTACACGTGCCTCCCACTGCTATTCGCTCAGTGCCAGTTACCAGAACAGAGGTTCCACCAGACGATGAACTTTATTACTACCAGCGCCCAGTCTACCATTGCAAGTCGCACCAACAGTCTTCTCAAGCTGACTATCATGTGACACAGCTGCAGCCTTATTTCGAGAACGGAAGAGTTCAGTACCGTTACAGCCCCTACTCTGGCTCTCACACTTTGGAAGCCCCTTACTACGATGTGGACCATTACGGTACTATTCGCTTACGACACGTCCACTCTTTCAGCGGTCGGGACACTGCGCCTCTGCTTGGCCGCTCTGGAGGGAAGTCCGGAGGCTATCACTACCTTTCACGGCATATCATTCCTTTAAAGGAGCACAGCTTTGTTAGCAGGGACATGCCTCCTTACAGTGGCTCAAAGGGGAGTGTTTACTTGGCGTGGGACCCAGAGGAAGCGGAGAGGTTCCGCGTACACTCAATTCGCAGAGAAAGCCGAGCGAGGCAAAAGGTGAAGGGTTCTGTTATGTCTCAGTATGACAATGTCGGACACTACTTGCCAATGGATATACCAATGGACACGTTACACTTGCGCAGCAAATCAGACCCTGGCAAAGCAGTGTTGATGGCTACTGAGGGAAAGGAGACCAGATACAACGTAGCTTCTGGGCCTCAGCATGCTCCCAGGCACTTGTTCTCAGATCCAGATGTCCTGATGTATATGGAAACGGAAAAACATTGCCAGGGAAATGGAATGGGGGACAAAGCCTCCAAACAGGGCAGCACTAGGACCTACTCATCCATCCATTCACATCAACCACGAAACATGCACTTACCAGAGGGCGGCCATATTGATCCTAAATTCGAACCAGGGGAAAAGCAGTCGAGTAGTAAACATTGGCAGGAACACCCGGATAGCAGGAACGCTCAGCCTCGTTACGAAAGATCAGATTTAGATCGGCACATATGCAGGGTGAGTGAGGATGAACAAGCAGGTCCTGTAAAGCCAGCACCTCCACCCAAACCCGAAAGATCTCATAATGTAAGAGATCGGCAACATTACAGCCAGTCCAGTCTTCCCCCCCATTTGCAAGACAGCTCAGATCACCACAGTGGATCTTATATTCACCAGGCGCAAAGACAAAGCACCATTACGGTACAGTCGCACTACGACAACCTTGATGACTACCACCCAGCACCTCAGTCCCAAAGTTCACAAGCAAATCGGGGTGGTTCCAGTTCCTACCAGAGTCCTGGTTTCTCAACCCCACATAATAATCGGGCATACTCCACTGCCTTGGGACAGGGCGCCTTTATTCAAGCTGAGCTTTTGGCGCAAAGGCCCGAGGCAGAAGTAAATGCTGAATGA
- the arhgap32b gene encoding rho GTPase-activating protein 32 isoform X9 produces MFFFYCLNTHWPPCASPCSGLRPASWSLFPPLSKKHGKLITFLRSFMKSRPTKQKLKQRGILRERVFGCDLGEHLLNSGHDVPQVLKSCTEFIEKHGVVDGMYRLSGIASNIQKLRHEFDSEQIPDLTKDVYIQDIHCVGSLCKLYFRELPNPLLTYQLYEKFSDAVSAATDEERLIKIHDVIQQLPPPHYRTLEFLMRHLSHLATFSYVTNMHTKNLAIVWAPNLLRSKQIESACFSGTAAFMEVRIQSVVVEFILNHVDVLFSPKLSSLIREGTGHNSLSRPKSLLVPSPSTKLLTLEEAQARTQAQINSPITADSKYIEVGEGPAALQGKFHTVIEFPTERKRQPIKSKKSPVGSWRSFFNLGKSSSMSKRKLHRNPSEPNELKAMALAGGRGDTATLRSAKSEESLTSLHNVEGRESKMYRPRRPRSSSDALSASFNGELLDSRQHCNSYDNLGQGDSDGDDGPICVPALISPPRSTDDVDLSPPDIGMASLDFDPMSFQCSLPLAETSIFSLDTDAGSLKRSPGSASGSGPISPVRAKVTSHSQSPEHSPALGDTNKLPSASEKIAVQSVEVSEKSTALTPLSITEPAASMIRRGPESAALQASSPSSPLDSPAKLSSLLRTTDLPLSEAIQQELLSKAATFENKDISNIECSQPPQTTCFQEQPGSVTLDLPEGNVPASSVSLLPPPPPPKNAARMLALALAESAQQATVLSQRRPSGPPTPVSPLRPQELLETLDWPQPLSSQSQPSLEEAAVEVTKSSAIQSSPPSTLTTKVTRSASLHLSTADSGKPPSTSCSSQDVVSMVTPNQSVLPDSQSSKDQVSQIQKSPERQQPAVGQTPVSTTKPTTAANTPTVNKEPFIQQPSSEIHIVENVLPTKSIKTPEQPVAILQPQPQIQTQPQSTFRSQVQPQSQAQPQSQPKSQPNARVAPTPATPIDPIEKPWEAIKPVLPKADAPQHHTHGVTPPTPPARSIDSKLAMAALCNTEAANPANFHAVLSGSVEETPPQSHPPHRRSSTHLSGYIYHSKGDTALLEPTADAYYHQRLTPSGQSSVSYHYRPESVPPHVSCVSKSEPQISYRAHGDGRYNTIGPRSYHQSIKSRGPQRGEYISSSTLHHPHAYSPVDGPTVYPTIRRVHSLHVPPTAIRSVPVTRTEVPPDDELYYYQRPVYHCKSHQQSSQADYHVTQLQPYFENGRVQYRYSPYSGSHTLEAPYYDVDHYGTIRLRHVHSFSGRDTAPLLGRSGGKSGGYHYLSRHIIPLKEHSFVSRDMPPYSGSKGSVYLAWDPEEAERFRVHSIRRESRARQKVKGSVMSQYDNVGHYLPMDIPMDTLHLRSKSDPGKAVLMATEGKETRYNVASGPQHAPRHLFSDPDVLMYMETEKHCQGNGMGDKASKQGSTRTYSSIHSHQPRNMHLPEGGHIDPKFEPGEKQSSSKHWQEHPDSRNAQPRYERSDLDRHICRVSEDEQAGPVKPAPPPKPERSHNVRDRQHYSQSSLPPHLQDSSDHHSGSYIHQAQRQSTITVQSHYDNLDDYHPAPQSQSSQANRGGSSSYQSPGFSTPHNNRAYSTALGQGAFIQAELLAQRPEAEVNAE; encoded by the exons TCTGAACAGATCCCAGATCTGACAAAAGATGTTTATATCCAGGACATACACTGTGTGGGCTCCCTGTGCAAGCTTTACTTTCGAGAGCTTCCCAACCCACTTCTCACCTACCAGCTGTATGAGAAATTCTCG GATGCCGTGTCAGCAGCCACGGATGAAGAGAGGTTGATCAAAATACATGATGTCATTCAGCAGCTGCCGCCTCCGCATTACAG GACTCTAGAGTTTCTTATGAGACATCTGTCACACCTGGCCACCTTTAGTTACGTAACAAACATGCACACCAAGAATTTGGCCATTGTTTGGGCCCCCAACCTACTGAG GTCAAAGCAAATAGAATCGGCTTGCTTCAGTGGAACGGCGGCATTCATGGAGGTGCGAATACAATCTGTTGTGGTAGAGTTTATCCTTAACCATGTGGATGTTCTCTTCAGCCCCAAACTGAGCTCACTCATTCGAGAGGGAACAG GACACAATTCATTGTCTCGTCCTAAATCATTGCTGGTGCCATCCCCATCCACTAAGCTGCTTACATTAGAAGAGGCGCAAGCCCGCACTCAAGCCCAAATCAACTCCCCCATCACTGCTGACAGCAAGTACATTGAAGTAGGAGAAGGACCGGCAGCCTTGCAGGGAAAATTCCACACAGTCATCGAATTCCCCACTGAGAG gAAAAGACAACCCATAAAATCCAAAAAGTCTCCAGTTGGCAGTTGGCGGTCGTTTTTTAACCTTGGCAAATCTTCCTCGATGTCTAAACGCAAACTACATCGCAATCCCAGTGAACCGAATGAGCTTAAGGCAATGGCGTTGGCTG GAGGAAGAGGAGACACTGCAACTCTTCGATCAGCAAAAAGCGAAGAGTCTCTCACTTCTTTACATAATGTCGAAGGTA GAGAGTCTAAAATGTACAGACCGCGCAGACCTCGATCCAGCAGTGATGCCCTGTCTGCTTCTTTCAACGGTGAACTGCTAGATAGTAGACAACACTGTAACTCTTATGACAACCTGGGTCAAGGGGACAGTGATGGCGATGATGGTCCAATTTGTGTGCCTGCCCTCATCTCCCCTCCGCGCTCCACCGATGATGTGGACCTTAGCCCCCCTGACATCGGCATGGCCTCTCTAGACTTTGACCCCATGTCTTTCCAGTGTAGCCTTCCTCTTGCAGAGACTTCCATTTTTTCGCTTGACACAGATGCGGGCAGTCTAAAGCGAAGCCCGGGTAGCGCCAGCGGCTCAGGTCCTATCTCACCAGTGAGAGCAAAGGTTACGAGTCATTCTCAGTCTCCAGAACACAGTCCGGCCTTAGGGGATACTAATAAACTGCCCTCTGCATCAGAGAAAATTGCAGTTCAGTCCGTTGAGGTCAGTGAGAAGTCAACTGCTTTGACACCTTTAAGCATAACCGAACCAGCTGCCTCCATGATAAGGAGAGGGCCTGAGAGTGCTGCGCTTCAAGCCTCGTCCCCTTCATCTCCGCTCGATTCGCCAGCCAAATTGAGCTCTCTTTTAAGAACCACTGACCTGCCTTTGAGTGAAGCTATTCAACAAGAGCTTCTCTCTAAAGCTGCTACCTTTGAGAATAAAGACATATCAAACATTGAATGTTCACAGCCACCACAGACCACCTGCTTTCAGGAGCAGCCAG GATCTGTAACTCTGGATTTGCCAGAGGGCAATGTCCCTGCCAGCTCTGTGTCCCTGCTCCCTCCCCCTCCTCCACCAAAGAACGCCGCCCGCATGCTTGCACTAGCTCTAGCTGAATCTGCCCAGCAGGCCACCGTTCTCTCACAGAGGCGACCCTCTGGACCCCCAACGCCGGTCTCTCCTCTTAGGCCGCAGGAGTTGTTGGAAACTCTGGACTGGCCGCAGCCTCTTTCCTCGCAGTCACAGCCATCCCTGGAAGAAGCTGCAGTAGAGGTGACAAAGTCTTCAGCAATCCAATCCTCACCACCCTCCACGCTAACTACAAAAGTGACTCGCTCGGCCAGCTTGCACCTCAGCACAGCTGATAGTGGAAAGCCACCCAGCACTTCTTGCAGCAGTCAAGATGTTGTTTCAATGGTGACCCCAAACCAAAGTGTTTTACCTGACAGTCAGTCTTCTAAAGATCAAGTTTCTCAGATACAGAAAAGCCCAGAGAGGCAACAGCCTGCTGTGGGCCAGACACCTGTGAGCACGACTAAACCCACTACCGCAGCCAACACACCAACCGTCAACAAGGAACCTTTCATTCAACAACCCAGCTCTGAG ATCCACATAGTTGAAAATGTCTTGCCAACAAAATCCATCAAAACACCAGAGCAACCAGTTGCAATTCTCCAGCCTCAGCCTCAAATACAGACTCAGCCTCAGTCAACATTTCGGTCTCAAGTTCAACCTCAGTCACAAGCACAGCCTCAGTCTCAACCCAAATCACAACCAAACGCTCGAGTTGCACCTACCCCTGCAACGCCTATTGACCCTATCGAGAAACCATGGGAAGCCATAAAGCCTGTCCTTCCGAAAGCAGATGCTCCTCAACACCATACTCATGGAGTGACACCTCCAACACCTCCTGCTCGCTCTATTGATAGTAAGCTAGCTATGGCTGCTCTCTGCAACACTGAGGCGGCAAACCCAGCCAACTTCCATGCTGTCTTATCAGGCTCAGTGGAAGAGACCCCTCCACAATCTCACCCACCTCATCGCAGGTCTTCCACTCATCTGTCCGGTTACATTTACCACTCAAAAGGAGACACAGCGCTACTGGAGCCAACAGCAGATGCATATTATCATCAGCGGTTAACCCCTTCAGGCCAGTCCTCAGTGAGTTACCATTATCGGCCAGAAAGCGTTCCGCCTCATGTTTCTTGTGTATCAAAATCAGAACCGCAGATTTCTTACAGAGCTCATGGTGATGGCCGATACAATACCATCGGACCCAGATCTTACCACCAGTCCATCAAGTCTCGTGGCCCACAGAGGGGTGAATACATTTCGTCAAGCACACTGCACCACCCTCACGCCTACAGCCCAGTAGATGGACCTACGGTGTACCCTACCATCCGCAGGGTTCACTCCCTACACGTGCCTCCCACTGCTATTCGCTCAGTGCCAGTTACCAGAACAGAGGTTCCACCAGACGATGAACTTTATTACTACCAGCGCCCAGTCTACCATTGCAAGTCGCACCAACAGTCTTCTCAAGCTGACTATCATGTGACACAGCTGCAGCCTTATTTCGAGAACGGAAGAGTTCAGTACCGTTACAGCCCCTACTCTGGCTCTCACACTTTGGAAGCCCCTTACTACGATGTGGACCATTACGGTACTATTCGCTTACGACACGTCCACTCTTTCAGCGGTCGGGACACTGCGCCTCTGCTTGGCCGCTCTGGAGGGAAGTCCGGAGGCTATCACTACCTTTCACGGCATATCATTCCTTTAAAGGAGCACAGCTTTGTTAGCAGGGACATGCCTCCTTACAGTGGCTCAAAGGGGAGTGTTTACTTGGCGTGGGACCCAGAGGAAGCGGAGAGGTTCCGCGTACACTCAATTCGCAGAGAAAGCCGAGCGAGGCAAAAGGTGAAGGGTTCTGTTATGTCTCAGTATGACAATGTCGGACACTACTTGCCAATGGATATACCAATGGACACGTTACACTTGCGCAGCAAATCAGACCCTGGCAAAGCAGTGTTGATGGCTACTGAGGGAAAGGAGACCAGATACAACGTAGCTTCTGGGCCTCAGCATGCTCCCAGGCACTTGTTCTCAGATCCAGATGTCCTGATGTATATGGAAACGGAAAAACATTGCCAGGGAAATGGAATGGGGGACAAAGCCTCCAAACAGGGCAGCACTAGGACCTACTCATCCATCCATTCACATCAACCACGAAACATGCACTTACCAGAGGGCGGCCATATTGATCCTAAATTCGAACCAGGGGAAAAGCAGTCGAGTAGTAAACATTGGCAGGAACACCCGGATAGCAGGAACGCTCAGCCTCGTTACGAAAGATCAGATTTAGATCGGCACATATGCAGGGTGAGTGAGGATGAACAAGCAGGTCCTGTAAAGCCAGCACCTCCACCCAAACCCGAAAGATCTCATAATGTAAGAGATCGGCAACATTACAGCCAGTCCAGTCTTCCCCCCCATTTGCAAGACAGCTCAGATCACCACAGTGGATCTTATATTCACCAGGCGCAAAGACAAAGCACCATTACGGTACAGTCGCACTACGACAACCTTGATGACTACCACCCAGCACCTCAGTCCCAAAGTTCACAAGCAAATCGGGGTGGTTCCAGTTCCTACCAGAGTCCTGGTTTCTCAACCCCACATAATAATCGGGCATACTCCACTGCCTTGGGACAGGGCGCCTTTATTCAAGCTGAGCTTTTGGCGCAAAGGCCCGAGGCAGAAGTAAATGCTGAATGA